One Streptomyces sp. SAI-135 DNA segment encodes these proteins:
- a CDS encoding HGxxPAAW family protein: MAGSSHGHTPAAWTGVTIAFIGFCVAGAFMVMAQPAGFWAGMAIVVVGGIVGWIMSAMGMGMPKDTHKPLATAQPESADAKS; encoded by the coding sequence ATGGCGGGCAGCAGCCACGGTCACACCCCGGCCGCCTGGACCGGTGTCACTATCGCCTTCATCGGTTTCTGCGTCGCGGGCGCCTTCATGGTGATGGCCCAGCCGGCGGGCTTCTGGGCCGGTATGGCGATCGTGGTCGTCGGCGGAATCGTCGGCTGGATCATGAGCGCGATGGGGATGGGCATGCCGAAGGACACCCACAAGCCGCTCGCCACCGCACAGCCCGAGTCGGCCGACGCCAAGAGCTGA
- a CDS encoding anthranilate synthase component I yields the protein MDLETFRKLAADRRVIPVTRKLLADGDTPVALYRKLAAERPGTFLLESAENGRSWSRYSFVGVRSAATLTARDGQAHWLGTPPVGVPVDGDPLAALRATIEALHTPHQEGLPPFTGGMVGYLGYDIVRRLEKIGPGERDDLKLPELTMLLTSDLAVMDHWEGSVLLIANAINHNDLDTGVDEAHADAVARLDAMEADLSRAVAQPPAVLPPSELPEYTALWGGPDFQAAVEDIKERIRAGEAFQVVPSQRFETPCTASALDVYRVLRATNPSPYMYLFRFDGFDVVGSSPEALVKVEDGHAMVHPIAGTRWRGATPQEDQALADELLADPKERAEHLMLVDLGRNDLGRVCEPGSVEVVDFMSVERYSHVMHIVSTVTGKVAEGRTAFDVLTACFPAGTLSGAPKPRAMQIIDELEPSRRGLYGGCVGYLDFAGDSDTAIAIRTALLRDGTAYVQAGAGIVADSDPVAEDTECRNKAAAVLRAVHTANRLGE from the coding sequence ATGGACCTCGAGACCTTCCGCAAGCTGGCCGCCGACCGCCGTGTCATCCCCGTCACGCGCAAGCTCCTGGCCGACGGCGACACCCCCGTCGCCCTCTACCGCAAGCTCGCCGCCGAGCGCCCCGGCACCTTCCTGCTGGAGTCCGCGGAGAACGGCCGCTCGTGGTCCCGCTACTCCTTCGTGGGCGTGCGCTCGGCCGCGACCCTGACGGCCCGTGACGGCCAGGCCCACTGGCTCGGCACCCCACCGGTCGGCGTCCCCGTCGACGGCGACCCGCTGGCCGCCCTGCGCGCCACCATCGAGGCCCTGCACACCCCGCACCAGGAGGGCCTGCCGCCCTTCACCGGCGGCATGGTCGGCTACCTCGGCTACGACATCGTCCGCCGCCTGGAGAAGATCGGCCCCGGCGAGCGCGACGACCTGAAGCTGCCCGAGCTCACCATGCTCCTGACCAGCGACCTCGCCGTCATGGACCACTGGGAGGGCTCGGTCCTGCTGATCGCCAACGCGATCAACCACAACGACCTCGACACCGGCGTCGACGAGGCCCACGCGGACGCGGTGGCACGCCTGGACGCCATGGAGGCGGACCTGTCCCGCGCGGTGGCCCAGCCCCCGGCGGTCCTGCCGCCCTCCGAGCTGCCCGAGTACACCGCGCTGTGGGGCGGCCCCGACTTCCAGGCGGCCGTCGAGGACATCAAGGAGCGCATCCGGGCCGGCGAGGCCTTCCAGGTCGTCCCCTCGCAGCGCTTCGAGACACCGTGCACGGCGAGCGCGCTGGACGTCTACCGGGTCCTCAGGGCCACCAACCCCTCCCCGTACATGTACCTGTTCCGCTTCGACGGCTTCGACGTCGTGGGCTCCTCCCCCGAGGCCCTGGTCAAGGTCGAGGACGGGCACGCCATGGTCCACCCCATCGCCGGCACCCGGTGGCGCGGGGCGACCCCGCAGGAGGACCAGGCCCTCGCCGACGAACTGCTCGCCGACCCCAAGGAGCGCGCCGAGCACCTGATGCTGGTGGACCTCGGCCGCAACGACCTGGGGCGGGTCTGCGAGCCGGGCTCGGTGGAGGTCGTCGACTTCATGTCCGTCGAGCGGTACTCCCACGTCATGCACATCGTCTCCACGGTCACCGGCAAGGTCGCCGAGGGCCGTACCGCCTTCGACGTCCTCACCGCCTGCTTCCCGGCGGGCACCCTCTCCGGCGCCCCCAAGCCCCGGGCGATGCAGATCATCGACGAACTGGAGCCGTCCCGGCGCGGGTTGTACGGCGGCTGCGTCGGCTACCTCGACTTCGCGGGCGACTCCGACACCGCGATCGCCATCCGCACGGCCCTCCTCCGCGACGGCACGGCCTACGTCCAGGCCGGCGCCGGCATCGTCGCCGACTCCGACCCGGTCGCCGAGGACACGGAGTGCCGCAACAAGGCGGCGGCGGTCCTGCGGGCGGTGCACACGGCGAACCGACTGGGCGAGTAG
- a CDS encoding TIGR02234 family membrane protein → MGYVTAVPHPRSEAAGPARAGRLSLAIALLSGALGAAVALLATRQRWSEGTATVAGGAFPLTAKGSDVTGVPAALAIVGLAALVAVFAVRKAGRLLVAGVLALSGAGIVTAASIGANDSSALDEQAAKASGDTSATVSALSHTAWPYVAVVGGALILLAGLLALRYGRLWPAMSGRYERDGAPRARRKAVVVDPDRPEDIWKALDRGEDPTGA, encoded by the coding sequence GTGGGGTACGTGACTGCCGTACCTCACCCCCGTTCAGAAGCCGCAGGACCCGCAAGGGCCGGCCGCCTCAGTCTCGCCATAGCTCTGCTGTCCGGTGCGCTCGGCGCGGCCGTGGCCCTGCTCGCGACCCGTCAGCGCTGGTCGGAGGGGACCGCGACGGTGGCCGGCGGCGCGTTCCCGCTGACCGCCAAGGGCAGCGACGTGACCGGTGTCCCGGCCGCGCTGGCCATAGTGGGACTCGCCGCGCTGGTCGCCGTGTTCGCCGTACGCAAGGCGGGGCGGCTGCTGGTCGCCGGGGTGCTGGCGCTCTCCGGCGCGGGCATCGTGACGGCGGCGTCGATCGGCGCGAACGACTCGTCCGCGCTGGACGAGCAGGCGGCGAAGGCGTCCGGGGACACCTCGGCGACGGTCTCCGCGCTGAGCCACACCGCCTGGCCGTACGTGGCCGTGGTGGGCGGTGCGCTGATTCTTCTGGCCGGGCTGCTCGCTCTTCGGTACGGGCGGTTGTGGCCGGCGATGTCGGGGCGGTACGAGCGGGACGGGGCGCCTCGGGCACGTCGTAAGGCCGTTGTCGTGGATCCCGACCGGCCCGAGGACATCTGGAAGGCGCTGGACCGCGGGGAGGATCCGACGGGGGCGTAG
- the trpC gene encoding indole-3-glycerol phosphate synthase TrpC, producing the protein MSVLDEIIDGVRADLAERQARVSLDELKERAAKAPAAKDGVAALRGDGVKVICEVKRSSPSKGALAAIADPAGLAADYEAGGAAVISVLTEQRRFGGSLADLEAVRARVDIPVLRKDFIVTSYQLWEARAYGADLALLIVAALEQPALESLIERAESIGLTPLVEVHDEDEVERAVDAGAKIIGVNARNLKTLEVDRGTFERVAPEIPAHLVKVAESGVRGPHDLIAYANAGADAVLVGESLVTGKDPKTAVADLVAAGEHPALRHGRG; encoded by the coding sequence GTGAGTGTGCTCGACGAGATCATCGACGGAGTCCGTGCCGACCTCGCGGAACGGCAGGCGCGCGTCAGCCTCGACGAGCTCAAGGAGCGCGCGGCGAAGGCTCCCGCGGCCAAGGACGGCGTGGCCGCACTGCGCGGCGACGGCGTCAAGGTCATCTGCGAGGTGAAGCGCTCCAGCCCCTCCAAGGGCGCGCTGGCCGCGATCGCCGACCCGGCGGGCCTCGCCGCCGACTACGAGGCGGGCGGCGCGGCCGTCATCTCCGTCCTCACCGAACAGCGCCGCTTCGGCGGCTCGCTGGCCGACCTGGAGGCCGTCCGCGCGCGCGTGGACATCCCGGTCCTGCGCAAGGACTTCATCGTCACGTCGTACCAGCTCTGGGAGGCCCGCGCCTACGGCGCCGACCTCGCGCTGCTCATCGTCGCGGCCCTGGAGCAGCCCGCCCTGGAGTCCCTGATCGAGCGCGCCGAGTCCATCGGGCTCACCCCGCTCGTCGAGGTGCACGACGAGGACGAGGTCGAGCGCGCGGTGGACGCCGGAGCGAAGATCATCGGTGTCAACGCGCGTAATCTCAAGACCCTCGAGGTCGACCGCGGCACCTTCGAGCGGGTCGCCCCCGAGATCCCCGCCCACCTGGTCAAGGTCGCCGAGTCCGGCGTCCGCGGCCCGCACGACCTGATCGCCTACGCCAACGCCGGCGCCGACGCGGTCCTGGTGGGCGAGTCCCTGGTCACCGGCAAGGACCCGAAGACGGCGGTGGCGGACCTGGTGGCGGCGGGCGAGCATCCCGCACTGCGCCACGGGCGCGGCTGA
- the trpB gene encoding tryptophan synthase subunit beta, translated as MPSEFFIPDPGGQVPSAEGYFGAYGGKFIPEALVAAVDEVAVEYDKAKHDPEFARELDDLLVNYTGRPSALTEVPRFAEHAGGATVFLKREDLNHTGSHKINNVLGQALLTKRMGKTRVIAETGAGQHGVATATACALFGLECTIYMGEIDTQRQALNVARMRMLGAEVIAVKSGSRTLKDAINEAFRDWVANVDRTHYLFGTVAGPHPFPAMVRDFHRVIGVEARRQLLERAGRLPDAAIACVGGGSNAIGLFHAFIPDTGVRLIGCEPAGHGVETGEHAATLTAGEPGILHGSRSYVLQDEEGQITEPYSISAGLDYPGIGPEHSYLKDSGRGEYRAVTDDAAMQALRLLSRTEGIIPAIESAHALAGALEVGRELGKDGLIVVNLSGRGDKDMDTAARYFGLYDTDAAVAADEAGTGAEIEGDAK; from the coding sequence ATGCCCAGCGAGTTCTTCATCCCCGACCCCGGAGGCCAGGTCCCCAGCGCCGAGGGCTACTTCGGCGCGTACGGCGGCAAGTTCATCCCGGAGGCCCTCGTCGCCGCCGTGGACGAGGTCGCCGTCGAGTACGACAAGGCCAAGCACGACCCCGAGTTCGCCCGTGAGCTCGACGACCTGCTCGTGAACTACACCGGCCGCCCCTCGGCGCTCACCGAGGTGCCGAGGTTCGCCGAGCACGCCGGCGGCGCCACGGTCTTCCTCAAGCGGGAGGACCTCAACCACACCGGCTCCCACAAGATCAACAACGTCCTCGGCCAGGCCCTGCTCACCAAGCGCATGGGCAAGACCCGGGTGATCGCGGAGACCGGCGCCGGCCAGCACGGTGTCGCCACCGCCACCGCCTGCGCGCTCTTCGGCCTCGAGTGCACGATCTACATGGGCGAGATCGACACCCAGCGCCAGGCCCTCAACGTGGCCCGGATGCGCATGCTCGGCGCCGAGGTCATCGCCGTGAAGTCCGGCAGCCGCACGCTGAAGGACGCCATCAACGAGGCCTTCCGCGACTGGGTCGCCAACGTCGACCGCACGCACTACCTGTTCGGCACGGTCGCCGGACCGCACCCCTTCCCGGCCATGGTCCGCGACTTCCACCGGGTCATCGGCGTCGAGGCCCGCCGCCAGCTCCTGGAGCGGGCCGGCCGGCTGCCCGACGCGGCCATCGCCTGCGTCGGCGGCGGGTCGAACGCCATCGGCCTCTTCCACGCCTTCATCCCCGACACCGGCGTACGCCTCATCGGCTGCGAGCCCGCCGGACACGGCGTGGAGACCGGCGAGCACGCGGCGACCCTCACCGCGGGCGAGCCCGGCATCCTGCACGGCTCCCGCTCCTACGTCCTCCAGGACGAGGAGGGTCAGATCACCGAGCCGTACTCCATCTCGGCCGGTCTGGACTACCCGGGCATCGGCCCCGAGCACTCCTACCTCAAGGACTCCGGGCGCGGCGAGTACCGCGCGGTCACCGACGACGCGGCCATGCAGGCCCTGCGCCTGCTGTCGCGCACCGAGGGCATCATCCCGGCCATCGAGAGCGCCCACGCGCTGGCCGGTGCCCTGGAGGTCGGCAGGGAGCTCGGCAAGGACGGGCTGATCGTCGTCAACCTGTCCGGACGCGGCGACAAGGACATGGACACGGCAGCACGCTACTTCGGCCTCTACGACACGGACGCGGCCGTCGCCGCGGACGAGGCCGGCACCGGCGCGGAGATCGAGGGGGACGCCAAGTGA
- a CDS encoding RidA family protein, with the protein MSDVRRVTTGAPWEETFGYSRAVELPNGLVLVSGCTSVEDGQIVAGDPYEQTVNAFNVAFAALKELGLGRDDVVRTRLYITHARDVDEVGRAHKELFDAVRPAASMIIVSGFVDPSLVVEVEVEAFRGVSTA; encoded by the coding sequence GTGAGCGACGTACGACGCGTCACGACCGGTGCGCCCTGGGAGGAGACCTTCGGGTACTCCCGCGCGGTGGAACTGCCCAACGGCCTGGTGCTGGTCTCCGGCTGCACCTCGGTGGAGGACGGCCAGATCGTCGCGGGCGATCCGTACGAGCAGACGGTCAACGCCTTCAACGTCGCGTTCGCGGCGCTGAAGGAGCTGGGGCTCGGCCGGGACGACGTGGTGCGCACGCGCCTGTACATCACCCACGCGCGGGACGTCGACGAGGTCGGCCGCGCCCACAAGGAGCTGTTCGACGCCGTACGGCCCGCCGCATCCATGATCATCGTCTCCGGCTTCGTGGACCCCAGCCTGGTCGTCGAGGTCGAGGTGGAGGCGTTCCGAGGAGTGTCCACCGCATGA
- a CDS encoding DUF2752 domain-containing protein gives MPDVNAETERVLPRTGLPGRLAVPGGILAAVAGAFVYVGAVDPNEPGHYPVCPLYRITGLYCPGCGGLRSAHAFVHGDFLAALQDNAMAVVGYLGFAVLWTVWVVRAARGRPFGLGLGPVHLWTAGTLLLVFTVVRNLPFGGWLHP, from the coding sequence ATGCCAGACGTGAACGCCGAAACAGAGCGCGTGCTGCCCCGGACCGGCCTGCCGGGGCGCCTGGCCGTCCCGGGCGGGATCCTCGCGGCCGTCGCCGGGGCCTTCGTGTACGTGGGTGCCGTGGACCCCAACGAGCCCGGCCACTACCCCGTCTGCCCGCTCTACCGGATCACCGGCCTGTACTGCCCCGGCTGCGGCGGACTGCGCAGCGCGCACGCCTTCGTCCACGGCGACTTCCTGGCCGCGCTCCAGGACAACGCGATGGCCGTGGTGGGCTATCTGGGCTTCGCCGTGCTGTGGACCGTCTGGGTGGTCCGCGCGGCCCGCGGACGGCCGTTCGGGCTCGGCCTCGGACCCGTGCACCTGTGGACGGCGGGGACATTGCTGCTGGTCTTCACCGTTGTCCGGAACCTGCCGTTCGGTGGCTGGCTTCATCCTTGA
- a CDS encoding histidinol-phosphate transaminase has translation MTFGIDDLPVRDELRGKSPYGAPQLDVPVRLNTNENPYPLPEPLVERIAERVREAARDLNRYPDRDAVELRTQLARYLTDTSGHEVGLANVWAANGSNEVIQQLLQTFGGPGRTAIGFEPSYSMHALIARGTGTGWISGPRGADFTIDLAAAERAVAENKPDVVFVTTPNNPTGNAVPPETVLALYEAAQAAKPSMVVVDEAYIEFSHGRSLLPLLEGRPNLVVSRTMSKAFGAAGLRLGYLAAHPAVVDAVQLVRLPYHLSAVTQATALAALEHTDTLLKYVEQLKAERDRLVSELRAIGFEVVESDANFVQFGRFEGSGGSHAAWQKILDQGVLVRDNGIPGWLRVSAGTPEENDAFLDAVRELKKEQSAS, from the coding sequence GTGACATTCGGAATCGACGACCTCCCCGTACGGGACGAGCTGCGCGGCAAGTCCCCCTACGGCGCGCCCCAGTTGGACGTCCCCGTACGGCTGAACACCAACGAGAACCCCTACCCGCTGCCCGAGCCGCTGGTCGAGCGCATCGCCGAGCGCGTCCGGGAGGCCGCCCGCGACCTCAACCGCTACCCGGACCGGGACGCGGTGGAGCTGCGCACCCAGCTCGCCAGGTACCTGACGGACACGTCCGGCCACGAGGTCGGCCTCGCCAACGTCTGGGCGGCGAACGGCTCCAACGAGGTCATCCAGCAGCTGTTGCAGACCTTCGGCGGACCCGGCCGTACGGCGATCGGTTTCGAGCCCTCGTACTCGATGCACGCGCTCATCGCGCGCGGCACCGGCACGGGCTGGATCTCCGGGCCCCGGGGCGCGGACTTCACGATCGACCTCGCGGCGGCCGAGCGCGCCGTCGCCGAGAACAAGCCGGACGTCGTGTTCGTCACGACCCCCAACAACCCCACGGGCAACGCGGTCCCGCCCGAGACGGTCCTCGCGCTCTACGAGGCCGCGCAGGCCGCGAAGCCCTCCATGGTCGTGGTGGACGAGGCGTACATCGAGTTCAGCCACGGCCGCTCGCTGCTGCCGCTCCTCGAAGGACGGCCGAATCTCGTCGTCTCCAGGACGATGTCGAAGGCCTTCGGGGCGGCGGGCCTGCGCCTCGGCTACCTGGCCGCGCACCCGGCGGTCGTGGACGCCGTCCAGCTCGTACGGCTGCCCTACCACCTGTCGGCCGTCACCCAGGCGACCGCGCTGGCCGCCCTGGAGCACACCGACACACTGCTCAAGTACGTCGAGCAGCTGAAGGCCGAGCGGGACCGGCTGGTGAGCGAGCTGCGGGCGATCGGCTTCGAGGTCGTGGAGTCGGACGCGAACTTCGTGCAGTTCGGCCGCTTCGAGGGCTCCGGGGGCTCGCACGCGGCCTGGCAGAAGATCCTCGACCAGGGCGTCCTGGTCCGGGACAACGGCATTCCGGGATGGCTTCGGGTGTCCGCCGGGACCCCCGAGGAGAACGACGCGTTCCTCGACGCGGTACGTGAACTGAAGAAGGAGCAGAGCGCATCATGA
- the hisH gene encoding imidazole glycerol phosphate synthase subunit HisH gives MSPASSKKVVVFDYGFGNVRSAERALARAGADVEITRDYDKAMNADGLLVPGVGAFAACMKGLHEARGDWIIDRRLSGGRPVMGICVGMQILFARGIEHGVETEGLDEWPGAVEPLQAEIVPHMGWNTVDAPAGSQLFAGLDADARFYFVHSYAVHDWSLETHNPSMQAPRVTWSTHGKPFVAAVENGALWATQFHPEKSGDAGAQLLTNWIGTL, from the coding sequence TTGAGCCCCGCGTCCTCGAAGAAGGTCGTGGTCTTCGACTACGGCTTCGGCAACGTGCGCTCCGCCGAACGCGCCCTCGCGCGCGCGGGCGCCGACGTCGAGATAACCCGCGACTACGACAAGGCCATGAACGCCGACGGCCTGCTGGTGCCGGGCGTCGGTGCCTTCGCCGCCTGCATGAAGGGGCTGCACGAGGCCCGCGGTGACTGGATCATCGACCGCCGGCTGTCCGGCGGGCGCCCGGTCATGGGCATCTGCGTCGGCATGCAGATCCTCTTCGCGCGCGGCATCGAGCACGGGGTGGAGACCGAGGGCCTCGACGAGTGGCCCGGCGCGGTCGAGCCGTTGCAGGCCGAGATCGTGCCCCACATGGGCTGGAACACCGTCGACGCGCCCGCCGGCTCCCAGCTGTTCGCCGGCCTGGACGCCGACGCCCGCTTCTACTTCGTGCACTCCTACGCGGTCCACGACTGGTCCCTGGAGACGCACAACCCGTCGATGCAGGCGCCCCGCGTGACCTGGTCGACGCACGGCAAGCCCTTCGTGGCCGCCGTGGAGAACGGCGCCCTGTGGGCCACGCAGTTCCACCCCGAGAAGTCCGGCGACGCCGGTGCGCAGCTCCTCACCAACTGGATCGGAACACTGTGA
- a CDS encoding TIGR03085 family metal-binding protein has translation MSTFAKRERLLLADLLEAEGPEAPTLCEGWLTRDLAAHVVVRERRPDAAGGLLIKQLASRLDRVMAEFSEKPYEELIQLIRTGPPRFSPFQLKQVEELSNTVEFYVHTEDVRRARPDWTPRELDPVFQDALWSRLERTARLMGRGVPTGLVLRRPDGQTAVAHRGTPVVTATGEPSELLLFLYGRQSAAKVELDGDKEAIARLHEAKELGI, from the coding sequence ATGTCGACTTTCGCCAAGCGTGAACGACTTCTCCTGGCCGACCTGTTGGAGGCCGAGGGCCCGGAGGCCCCGACCCTCTGCGAGGGCTGGCTCACCCGTGACCTCGCGGCGCACGTGGTGGTGCGCGAGCGCCGTCCCGATGCCGCCGGCGGTCTGCTGATCAAGCAGCTCGCGTCCCGCCTGGACCGGGTGATGGCCGAGTTCTCCGAGAAGCCCTACGAGGAGCTGATCCAGCTCATCCGCACGGGCCCACCGCGTTTCTCGCCGTTCCAGCTCAAGCAGGTCGAGGAGCTGTCGAACACGGTGGAGTTCTACGTCCACACGGAGGACGTCCGCCGGGCCCGCCCCGACTGGACACCGCGCGAGCTGGACCCGGTCTTCCAGGACGCCCTGTGGTCCCGGCTGGAGCGCACGGCCCGGCTGATGGGCCGCGGTGTCCCCACGGGTCTGGTCCTGCGCCGCCCGGACGGCCAGACGGCGGTCGCGCACCGAGGCACGCCGGTCGTGACGGCGACCGGTGAGCCGTCGGAGCTGCTGCTGTTCCTGTACGGCCGGCAGAGCGCGGCCAAGGTGGAGCTGGACGGCGACAAGGAGGCGATCGCCCGGCTGCACGAGGCGAAGGAGCTCGGGATCTGA
- the hisB gene encoding imidazoleglycerol-phosphate dehydratase HisB gives MSRVGRIERVTKETSVLVEIDLDGSGKVEVSTGVGFYDHMLDQLGRHGLFDLTVKTEGDLHIDSHHTIEDTALALGAAFKQALGDKVGIYRFGNCTVPLDESLAQVTVDLSGRPYLVHTEPENMAPMIGEYDTTMTRHILESFVAQAQIALHVHVPYGRNAHHIVECQFKALARALRYASERDPRAAGILPSTKGAL, from the coding sequence ATGAGCCGCGTAGGAAGAATCGAACGGGTCACCAAGGAGACCTCGGTGCTCGTCGAGATCGATCTCGACGGCAGCGGCAAGGTCGAGGTGTCGACGGGCGTCGGCTTCTACGACCACATGCTCGACCAGCTGGGCCGGCACGGTCTGTTCGACCTGACCGTGAAGACCGAGGGCGACCTGCACATCGACTCGCACCACACCATCGAGGACACCGCCCTCGCCCTCGGCGCCGCCTTCAAGCAGGCGCTCGGCGACAAGGTAGGCATCTACCGCTTCGGCAACTGCACGGTCCCGCTGGACGAGTCCCTCGCCCAGGTCACGGTGGACCTCTCCGGCCGCCCGTACCTCGTGCACACCGAGCCCGAGAACATGGCGCCGATGATCGGCGAGTACGACACCACGATGACCCGGCACATCCTGGAGTCCTTCGTGGCCCAGGCGCAGATCGCCCTGCACGTGCACGTGCCCTACGGGCGCAACGCGCACCACATCGTGGAGTGCCAGTTCAAGGCGCTGGCCCGGGCCCTGCGCTACGCCTCCGAGCGCGACCCCCGCGCGGCGGGCATCCTCCCCTCCACGAAGGGCGCCCTGTGA
- the hisF gene encoding imidazole glycerol phosphate synthase subunit HisF — protein MTLAVRVIPCLDVDNGRVVKGVNFQNLRDAGDPVEMAKVYDAEGADELTFLDITASSGNRETTYDVVRRTAEQVFIPLTVGGGVRTAEDVDKLLRAGADKVGVNTAAIARPDLIREIAERFGRQVLVLSVDARRTESGSFEVTTHGGRKGTGIDAVEWAHRAAELGAGEILLNSMDADGTKDGYDLEMIEAVRKHVTVPLIASGGAGKLDHFPPAIGAGADAVLAASVFHFGDLRIGQVKETLRAAGHPVR, from the coding sequence ATGACCCTCGCCGTACGAGTCATCCCCTGCCTGGACGTGGACAACGGCCGGGTCGTCAAGGGCGTCAACTTCCAGAACCTGCGGGACGCCGGCGACCCGGTCGAGATGGCCAAGGTCTACGACGCCGAGGGCGCCGACGAGCTGACCTTCCTGGACATCACCGCCTCCTCGGGCAACCGCGAGACGACCTACGACGTGGTGCGCCGCACCGCCGAGCAGGTCTTCATCCCGCTGACCGTCGGCGGCGGGGTCCGCACGGCCGAGGACGTGGACAAGCTGCTGCGGGCCGGGGCGGACAAGGTGGGCGTGAACACCGCGGCCATCGCCCGTCCCGACCTGATCCGCGAGATCGCCGAGCGGTTCGGCCGCCAGGTGCTCGTGCTGTCGGTGGACGCGCGGCGCACCGAGTCGGGCTCCTTCGAGGTCACCACCCACGGTGGCCGCAAGGGCACCGGCATCGACGCCGTCGAGTGGGCGCACCGGGCCGCCGAACTGGGCGCCGGCGAGATCCTGCTCAACTCGATGGACGCGGACGGCACCAAGGACGGCTACGACCTGGAGATGATCGAGGCCGTCCGCAAGCACGTGACGGTCCCGCTGATCGCCTCCGGCGGCGCGGGGAAGCTGGACCACTTCCCGCCGGCCATCGGCGCGGGCGCGGACGCGGTGCTGGCGGCCTCGGTGTTCCACTTCGGCGATCTGCGGATCGGCCAGGTGAAGGAGACCCTGCGGGCAGCGGGACACCCCGTCAGGTAG
- the hisI gene encoding phosphoribosyl-AMP cyclohydrolase: MSSTHRPSSLDPEIAARLKRSADGLVPAIAQQYDTGEVLMLGWMDDEALHRTLTTGRCTYWSRSRREYWVKGDTSGHVQWVRSVALDCDADTVLVKVDQVGAACHTGARTCFDADVLLKDGAGSGPAAPDQ, translated from the coding sequence ATGAGCAGCACGCACCGGCCCAGCAGCCTCGACCCCGAGATCGCCGCGCGCCTCAAGCGCAGCGCCGACGGGCTCGTCCCCGCCATCGCCCAGCAGTACGACACCGGTGAGGTGCTCATGCTCGGCTGGATGGACGACGAGGCGCTGCACCGCACGCTGACCACCGGTCGCTGCACCTACTGGTCGCGCAGCCGCCGGGAGTACTGGGTCAAGGGCGACACCTCCGGCCACGTCCAGTGGGTCAGGTCCGTCGCCCTCGACTGCGACGCCGACACCGTGCTGGTCAAGGTGGACCAGGTCGGCGCCGCCTGCCACACCGGCGCGCGCACCTGCTTCGACGCGGACGTGCTCCTCAAGGACGGCGCCGGTTCCGGTCCGGCCGCCCCGGATCAGTAA
- the priA gene encoding bifunctional 1-(5-phosphoribosyl)-5-((5-phosphoribosylamino)methylideneamino)imidazole-4-carboxamide isomerase/phosphoribosylanthranilate isomerase PriA: MSKLELLPAVDVRDGQAVRLVHGESGTETSYGSPLEAALSWQRAGAEWLHLVDLDAAFGTGDNRELVRQVTEAMDIKVELSGGIRDDASLAAALATGCTRVNLGTAALESPEWVAKVIAEHGDRIAVGLDVRGTTLKGRGWTSEGGDLYEALERLDKEGCARYVVTDIAKDGTLQGPNLELLRNVCAATDRPVVASGGVSSLDDLRAIAELVPLGVEGSIVGKALYAKAFTLEEALEAVAQ; encoded by the coding sequence GTGAGCAAGCTCGAACTCCTTCCCGCCGTCGACGTCCGCGACGGCCAGGCCGTCCGCCTCGTGCACGGCGAGTCCGGCACGGAGACCTCGTACGGCTCGCCGCTGGAGGCCGCCCTGTCCTGGCAGCGGGCCGGCGCCGAGTGGCTGCACCTGGTCGACCTGGACGCGGCGTTCGGCACCGGCGACAACCGCGAGCTGGTCCGCCAGGTCACCGAGGCCATGGACATCAAGGTCGAGCTGTCCGGCGGCATCCGCGACGACGCCTCCCTGGCCGCGGCCCTCGCCACCGGCTGCACCCGCGTGAACCTCGGCACCGCCGCCCTGGAGAGCCCCGAATGGGTCGCCAAGGTCATCGCCGAGCACGGCGACCGGATCGCGGTGGGCCTGGACGTGCGCGGTACGACCCTCAAGGGCCGCGGCTGGACCAGCGAGGGCGGCGACCTCTACGAGGCGCTGGAGCGGCTCGACAAGGAGGGCTGCGCCCGCTACGTCGTCACCGACATCGCCAAGGACGGCACGCTCCAGGGCCCGAACCTGGAGCTGCTGAGGAACGTCTGCGCGGCGACCGACCGCCCGGTGGTGGCCTCCGGCGGGGTGTCCTCGCTGGACGACCTGCGGGCCATCGCCGAACTGGTGCCGCTCGGTGTCGAGGGCTCCATCGTCGGGAAGGCGCTGTACGCGAAGGCGTTCACCCTGGAAGAGGCCTTGGAGGCGGTGGCTCAGTGA